One Malus domestica chromosome 11, GDT2T_hap1 genomic region harbors:
- the LOC103448138 gene encoding uncharacterized protein gives MNDWLMRMLALDKDDLSDLSKILILCWQMWNDRNNFVFKQIKPHPTHYLIAVATTGKEFLKANLRQKLRKTKISSNTISWKAPAEGFYKLNFDGLVEGSSAAAGFIIRNHRGQHSLTGVRHLRPNTITMSEAQALRDALALAKQRQIKKIMVEGDSKVVIDTVSGKCAVPWRIRFIVEDIKWLASSFELVEWNHVYREANFTKDVITSLGHNCIDLYIWDECILTQAKKALLYDSQGLGCLRGFSLI, from the coding sequence ATGAATGATTGGTTAATGAGGATGTTAGCTTTAGATAAAGATGATCTTTCTGATCTTAGTAAAATCCTAATTCTTTGTTGGCAAATGTGGAATGATagaaataattttgtttttaaacagATTAAACCTCATCCAACTCACTATCTGATAGCAGTGGCTACAACTGGTAAAGAGTTCTTGAAGGCTAATTTGAGGCAGAAACTAAGGAAGACTAAGATCTCAAGCAACACCATTAGTTGGAAGGCACCTGCAGAAGGTTTTTACAAGCTCAATTTTGATGGGTTGGTGGAGGGCTCTTCTGCTGCTGCAGGTTTTATAATCAGAAATCATCGAGGACAACATTCTCTCACGGGTGTTCGACATCTTAGACCAAACACTATCACCATGTCTGAAGCTCAGGCTCTCCGGGATGCCTTGGCTCTAGCCAAACAAcgtcaaatcaagaaaattatggtgGAAGGGGACTCAAAGGTTGTCATTGATACAGTTTCTGGAAAGTGTGCAGTTCCATGGAGAATTAGGTTCATTGTTGAGGACATTAAATGGCTTGCCTCATCGTTTGAGCTAGTAGAATGGAATCATGTCTACAGGGAAGCAAACTTCACAAAGGACGTTATTACTTCTCTTGGGCATAATTGTATTGATTTATATATTTGGGATGAGTGTATTCTTACCCAAGCAAAAAAGGCTCTCTTGTATGATTCTCAAGGCCTTGGGTGTCTCCGAGGTTTCTCTTTAATTTAA
- the LOC103430029 gene encoding outer envelope protein 39, chloroplastic has protein sequence MGAQKSIHAGKAKIDVNVDFTHKLCASLMLPPLSNGSGSPLSLIIGSLCIKHPNLFGGSEKLDVSWDKGLYDSNVLLAYRRPRPEWLAQQSFVIQHSISPEIGVHGIPMDNFSRSGSGGVNLSRLSVGMDLNEPSSSKWSSTTSIKFEHVRPVNDNGRPISLDLDGFPVTCSGSPHDSMVVLKQESRYAKANDHSFFHFSLQIEQGIPVLSKWLIFNKFKFVASKGVKLGPAFLLTRMTGGSTVGDMAPYQAFAIGGLGSVRGYGEGAVGSGRSCLVANSELTLPFNKMVEGAVFLDCGTDLGSSHHVPGNPALRLGKPGSGVGLGYGLRFKSQFGHFVVDYAINAFQQKTVYFGISNLAS, from the exons ATGGGAGCTCAGAAGAGCATTCATGCTGGCAAAG CCAAGATTGATGTCAATGTTGATTTCACTCACAAGCTTTGTGCTTCGTTGATGCTTCCTCCTTTGAG TAATGGTAGTGGCAGTCCTCTGTCTCTGATAATTGGAAG TCTTTGCATCAAACATCCAAATTTATTTGGGGGGAGTGAGAAGCTTGATGTGTCATGGGATAAGGGGCTGTATGATTCTAATGTTTTGCTGGCTTATAGAAGACCGAGACCCGAATGGCTAGCTCAACAGTCCTTTGTAATACAG CATTCTATTTCACCCGAGATAGGGGTTCACGGCATTCCCATGGACAATTTCTCACGTTCAGGTAGTGGAGGTGTGAATTTATCTCGATTATCGGTAGGCATGGATCTGAATGAACCTTCAAGTTCCAAATGGAGTAGCACAACTAGCATAAAGTTCGAG CATGTCCGGCCAGTGAATGATAATGGGCGCCCTATCAGCCTAGATCTTGATGGGTTTCCTGTCACCTGCAG TGGAAGTCCCCATGATAGTATGGTAGTTCTAAAGCAAGAATCTCGTTACGCAAAGGCAAATGATCATAGTTTTTTTCAT TTCAGTCTGCAGATAGAACAAGGGATACCAGTTCTATCTAAATGGCTAATCTTCAACAAGTTTAAATTTGTTGCATCCAAGGGAGTCAAACTTGGGCCGGCATTTCTCTTGACGAG AATGACTGGTGGTTCCACTGTAGGGGACATGGCACCTTACCAAGCATTTGCAATTGGAGGTCTTGGCAGTGTTCGAGGGTACGGTGAAGGAGCGGTGGGATCTGGGAGATCGTGCCTGGTTGCTAATAGCGAGTTGACATTACCTTTT AACAAGATGGTGGAAGGTGCTGTTTTCTTGGACTGTGGAACTGATTTGGGGTCTTCTCATCATGTACCTG GAAACCCAGCCCTGAGGCTTGGCAAACCAGGATCCGGAGTTGGGCTCGGATATGGCCTTCGTTTCAAATCACAGTTTGGCCATTTTGTAGTTGATTACGCTATTAATGCCTTTCAACAGAAAACAGTCTATTTTGGCATCAGCAACCTCGCTTCATGA
- the LOC103448116 gene encoding uncharacterized protein, whose product MQSPAATMAAAMLLLLLLLMASIVVTVGAANTNSVYSPCSDTKIQRSDGFTFGIAFSSKNSFFLNGNQSHQLSPCDRRLSLSSANSQLALFRPKVDEISLLTINTSSFQPDSYGGYMVAFAGRKYAARSLPAFVANSTYIVTSFTLVLEFQRGRLQNLYWKRDGCAKCTGNSNFVCLNKQDCAIKMSSCKNRGGSVDCSLGIQLAFSGTDKHLSVLNSWYEVENLRQYSLYGLYSNLRDSLTSQYNKF is encoded by the exons ATGCAATCACCGGCGGCAACAATGGCGGCGGCGatgctcctcctcctcctcctgctgATGGCGTCGATTGTGGTGACTGTGGGAGCAGCCAACACAAACAGCGTGTACAGTCCATGCTCAGACACCAAGATTCAGAGGTCCGACGGCTTCACATTCGGGATCGCATTCTCGTCCAAGAACTCCTTCTTCCTAAACGGGAACCAGTCGCATCAGCTCTCCCCCTGCGACCGCCGCCTCTCGCTGTCCTCCGCCAACTCCCAGCTCGCGCTCTTTAGACCCAAAGTCGATGAGATCTCCCTCCTCACTATCAACACCTCTTCTTTCCAACCG gattcatatggTGGATACATGGTGGCGTTCGCTGGACGAAAATATGCTGCAAGATCTCTCCCTGCCTTTGTTGCAAACAGCACATACATAGTGACAAGTTTTACCTTG GTACTCGAGTTTCAAAGGGGTAGGCTGCAAAACTTGTATTGGAAGAGAGATGGGTGTGCCAAATGCACAGGAAACTCCAATTTTGTTTGTCTTAACAAACAAGACTGCGCCATTAAAATGTCAAGCTGTAAAAACCGAGGGGGTTCTGTAGATTGCAGTCTCGGGATACAACTGGCTTTCTCCGGTACAGATAAACATCTGTCGGTTCTCAATTCATGGTATGAGGTGGAGAACCTTCGGCAGTATTCTCTCTATGGGTTGTATTCCAATCTCAGAGATTCTCTCACTAGCCAGTATAACAAGTTCTAA